ACTGAGATGCAGGCCCACCGCTCCCTCCCAGATCCTGCCCACAGGGGCAGCTCAGTCTATCAGCCGAGTTCATTACCTACCGTCTCTTATCAGCCAATCAGCTAGGGCGACCGGGAGCGGGTCACACAGCCTATTTCCTGTTTTCATACGGGGAACTTAGCAGAGCGGCAGCCACTGACCTGCTCAGCCCGAGTTTGGAATGGAGAGCTGAAGGGGGCCGTGTGACACCTCTCCAGGACCCCTGGACACGCACAGGACCAGAAGCCTCAGGTCAGTGTCTGATCCCAAGCTCAGCGGGCCTCTGCCCGCTTGTGACCTGAGCCCCTTCCCCCTGTGACCAGCCCTCAGTACCTCttgggggaagggtgggagggagtAGGGCTGGTGACAGATACACAGGGCTCCCCTCAGATATGAGGGACTCCCCTTAGCATACTGGAGCAACTCCTCGACCCTCCATCGCCTCAATTCCTTTTGAAGTGCCAGGCGCCTCTGCACCCCTTCTTGAGCCTGGGGAATATGCCACCACACCTGTGTTTCTCAAAAAGTGGTGCCAGGGGAACTGGCTCTTTGTCTCAGTACAGCCCTCGGATCTGGATCAAAATTCAGAATCCAGGGCGCACCCCAGAACCTATAGATGGGACTCTCTGACGTTGGGAACAGGAAGTCTGCTTTTTTACAAGCGTTTGacacctccacccccatccccacccccgagGAAGTTGTGATTGTGATGGACGCTCACATTCATGAGTGTGCCCGTCCAAGGTCCAGGATCTGCTGCTTCCTGGGTCAGACCAGGGTGCTTTGCTCTGCTGGCCTCTCACCCCTGACGGAAGCCCTGCAGGCCCTCAGAGAGGTAGCGTGGAAGGGGGCCCTGTGTGCCCATCAGCATCAGAAGACCCGGCCTGGAGGGCAGTCCTTGGAGGGAGAAGCAGGCTCAGGGTACATGGGAGGGAAGGAGCAGGGAGACCGCTCCTGGGAGCTGCATGGTGGAGGGGCTGGGACTCTGCTGTCCGCTGGGCCACAGACAGGCCCCCAAGCCAAGAGCACCAACACTTGTCATATTTTATTGTAAAGTCTAGACATCTTTGCTCTGTGGGGTGGGGAGACGGGAGGGAAGGGCCCACAGAACCCCACGTACAGCTGTCCCCCAAAGAGCTTCTGGAGTGACAGGACTGCTTTCCCCACCttgcagatgaggagactgaaggCTAGAACCTCCGTGGATGCAGCCCTTGCCACTTTCCGGTCTCAGCCCATCCCATAAAAGGAAACCTCCAGGAGTTGGCTTTGGCTGCTGAATTTGATTTTTACTCTAAGCCCTGTGTTCATGCTCAGCTTTCCCAGGTCTTTTGTGGAATGCCCCACGAAGGTCATCATTCCTGGGGTCTCACGGGGTCTGTGGGCAAACAGAGCTTCTGACCTGGCACCAGCTGCCTGATCAAGACAACAGAGCTAGATCAGGGACCACTGAGGCCAGTTCTCTTTGCCatcacccattttacagatgagctaACTGAAGCAGGTGCATAGGAGTGCCCACAGGAATCACTGAGCCCCTCAGAGTCCTGGCTACCAAAAGTCCCTTAGACAAGAGAGCATGTGGACCATCTGCTATCTTGCCTGGGCACCTACCAGAATGTAGAGAACCTGTTCCTTGCCATCTATCATCTTGTCAGCAAGACAGGGTTGGTAGTCACAGCtctcagatggggaaactgagacttgcagttaaataacttgcctacaGATCCACAGTTGGTCAAGACTCCTTAAGGGGAAAAAACTATAAGGTACTCGAGCACGTGCAGCCCTGGGTCAACCATGTGCTGCTCCGTGCTCCAGTTTCCTGTCTGTTTAGGGTGAGGCTGGATGGAGGGTTCTAGAGAGCTACCCACTGGACACAAGCACAGACCTCCCTGGAGAACTCCCGAGGGTTAAGGGACATTGAGCACGTTAAGGGATCCAAGCGTGTTAAGAAGGAGATGAAGCCATCTGCACCCTTCTTTTTGGAATTTCTGTGCCTAAGTGGTACCCCAGCTACTCCATCTGAGCCAATGTTTTAACTGTCCCCTTTTCTAATTCGtctcaaacattttaaattctattcCAACTTACACGTTAAATCAGAGtcatttatttctcaaatatttcccAGAGCATCTATCACATGTCAGACACTAAGAGAGCCCATTATATGGTGCCTGGGACCTGCACAGCCCTGAGCTAAAGCTTTGCATGGTATGCCCGACTTAGCCCTCACACCAGCCTCATGAAGATTATTATGCCCCTTTCATAGGTGGCTGAGGCCCAGAAAAGTTAAATAGTTTCCAGGCACCAGCTCATCTTGCTCACTTACCTGGGTCCCAGACAAGAGTCATGCATAAACTaaaccccaggtctcccgctGCCCACCCTCCCCTGAGTACCAGGGAGAGGATTCTGACGGCAGACCCGCCTGCGTTGGTGTCCTGCCCACCATTTACCAGCTCTTGATCCTGGCAACTCTTAAGTCTCAGTTCCTTAATCATAGCATGGAGATGAGAAACTCCTGCTATGCATAGATTCAGATGAAGTGAGAGAGTGGGTACTGAATGCAGGGTGTGACGCCTGCATGTTACAAGCATGAGGCTTTGCTGGTTGGGCACACTTACTGACTACATGACCTCAgactaaacctcagtttcctcatctgttactGAAGTCATGACAAGATTATTTTGTGttgcgttagttgctcagttgtgtccgactctttgcgaccctatagactgtagcccaccatgaactgtccatgggattctccaggcaagaatattggagtaggtagtcattccctttggagaaggcaatggcaccccactccaatactcttgcctggaaaatcccacggatggaggagcctggtaggctgcagtccatggggtcgctaagagtcggatatgactgggtgacttcactttcacttttcactttcatgcattggagaaggaaatggcaacccactccagtgttcttgcctggagaatcccagggatggcagagcctggtgggctgccatctatggggtcgcacagagtcagacatgactgaagcaacttagccgcagtcgttcccttctccaggggatcttcccagggatcgaacctgggtctcctgcattacaggcagattctttaccgtcagagccactagggaagccctgtgacaGATTAGTGTGGGTATTAAACCAGATAGTGTATGTGAAGAGCCTGCGTGTATATGAAGTAGGTATAACAAGTTGTTAGTAAATGTTTGCTtaaagatagagagagagagaagggaaggataTATGCCAGTCTCCCTGTTTTGGACACAGATTTCATTTGAACATGTAACATAATATGATATTGGCACATTTTTCTGGACAAGCCAGTGTCTTTCTCCTGATTTGTCATCAAAGCCATTACCTTTGCTTGAAAtcacatcatttaaaattcaGAGTAACTTGATAGTATAAGGACCCTAACAATAAGAGAAGGTTCTGCTCAGCCTTGGACTGATCAGTCCAGAAAAGGGCCTGACCTAGGTTTAGCACCTGTCAGTTGGTCAGAGGGCTAGGTGGGCAGTGGAGGGCTCAGAAGTGGCACCCCAATACCCACAAGCACCCACAACAGGAGTGGGCGCTCACTGTTCTCTCTTGTTTTCCTGGCAGCCTTGGAGCATGGCAAGTCACAAGCATCCTGGGAGTCCTGGGTGGACAGGACCCATATGCCAGGACATGGCAGGTACCACGCCGAAAGCATCAGCTCCCCGCCCAGACCTCCCACGTCCAGGACCTGAGGACCACTTAGGTGAGCTTGAAGCTTGGGGCTTGGTGGAGGGCATAGACATTTGAAGacatttgaaattcaaatgtgGGTACTTCAGTGGAGGCTACAAGAAACAGGGAAGCTCACATAACTTGGGTTATCACAAAGCACACACTGAGACAAGGATTTGGTGCAAGTGGTTTATCCAGGAGGTtggcaggggagtggggaggcGAGGAAGGGAATAGGAAACCAGTACATGGTGTGGATGAAAAGATGACCACTGTGGGTGACTCCCAACGGGGGTCATCTGGGAGACCGTATGGAGCACACCTCAGAGCTGTCCCACCCGGAGGCAAGGAGGCCAGGCTGCTGTCCGCTGGCCCCATCCTTCATCCCTCAGGGGGACGTCCTAAGTGCTTCCAATAGCCCATGCAGTGTTCCTGACTAGTGAGTACCAAGGGGGCGTGGCCGGGCACTGACAGTGTCTGCTATAGCGCCACCTCCTGGAGGAAACGTCTGCCATATTCATGCAACCCTTCAGGACATGCCCAGTGAACGCCCGCTCTATTCCTGGCCTTGTGCAGGCATGGGGAAATAGGATCAGTCAAAAACCTCGCTGGCCTTCAAGTTTAGTAAGGAAACAGATCTGTAGAAAACAATTTAAGATGCCCCGGAAAAGGCTACATGGACAAGGTGGGAGGCTCTTATTCTAACAGCAAAGGGCCACTGAAGCAATATGTGGGCTGGGTCTTGAAAGACAGAGTTTGGAAAAGGGCTCCTGGGACACATGCCccttaaaataaaatgcacagtGACCTGTGCTTTTAGTGGGGAGGAAGGATCCCGGTCTTTCCCAAGAGTCTCAGGATGGCTGAGATCTAAGTGAGATCTAAGACACACTGTTATTTCCCAGGCAGGGAAAGAGGATGGCATTTGCGGCAGAAGAATTGGCATGTGCAAGAAAAAGCAGGGAGTGTGGGAAATGAgatgagagaggagggaggggtcaGTTAAGCGGAGCCTGGAGCCAGGCAGCCTCGCAGCTCCCCGCGCCATCTGCTGGGGTGCGTTCAGCAGGCTGGCGGGGACCACGGCGTCAGCCAGGGCTGTGGGGAGGACAGAAACCAACCAGTCACATCCCTGCTGGATTTGGAGCATGGGGTCTCGTGACGGCTAGAAGTGGACGATAGACCACAAACACACTGCGTTTCCCAGCAAGAAGCCACCTGGGAGGATGGGCCGTTTCAGGTTGTCCGTGGTAGGGTGAATTCAGgcggattgggtgcaggaggctGGCTGATGCCAGACTTGGGATGAGGGAGGGGGATATTCACAGCGCTTCTGGACTCCCTCTGCTCATCCCAGACAGACCCGGTCTCCTCCCCCAGTCCTTGCCCCTAAAGCGCACCAAGCTGTACTAGTCCTTAAGTGCTTGTGCTTCCAGAGGCCCAGGGCAGCCCGAGCTCCAACTCCAGCATGACCACGCGGGAGCTGCAGGAGTACTGGCGGGCCCAGAAATGTTGCTGGAAGCACGTCAAACTGCTCTTCGAGATCGCCTCCGCCCGCATCGAGGAGAGGAAAGTCTCCAAGTTTGTGGTAAGCAGAGATCAGAGAGCCATGGCTCACCTTCACGGCCTCCTTCCTGGCATTGGGCAAGGCTGGTGGGGCCTCAGTCTCCCAGTCCATGAAATGGATCCACACACTTTAACTCACAAAGCTCTTTGGGCAAAAACCAGTCCAACAGTGAGATTTCCCACTCAGCACTGTGAGGATAGGAGGAGTTATAGTCCCTTATTCTAACAAGCAAATGGTCCAGTTTAAATCCTGTGTTACCTGCTATTATTGTCTGTGTCCCTTCTTCATTGTTTTTGAGATCcttgtataatttttattattatgtacctaatttttttttctgtaaagtggATCACTTTCTAAAATGAACAGATTTATTTCCAAGGGAGATACCTTACATGGAAAACCAGCATAAGAAAAGGTCAATATTAAAGTAAATAGAAAGAAAGCTCAGGGCTGTCATTAAATTTTAGCTGGTTACCATGGTTAGTGGAAAGCTAGGCTTGAGGCTGATTTCTTTgttaaagggctttcctggtggctcagatggtaaagaatccacttgtaagatgggacacctgggtttgatccctgggttgggaagatcccctggaggagagcatggcaacccactccagtattccggcctggagagttccatggatagaggtgccCGGTGGACTacactcatggggtcacaaagaatcagacacgactgagtgactaaacaacttttTACTTTCTCTGTTAAAATGGAATCTCAGCCTATGTCAGACAAGAAGTTAATGACAATGGGAGAGCCACACAAACCTTTCTttgccccaccctccccactcctTGCAAGGGGCTggagtaataataatagctgaaGCAGTGCTGACTGCACATCATGGCTTCAGTGcatcaactcatttaatcctcgcCCAGTGAGGCAGGCCAGGTCACTATCCTATttcatggatgagaaaactgaggctcagagaggttcaagTGCCCACCTGAAACCACACAGCTAGCCTGTGGTGGGCTGGAATCATTACCCAAACAGTCTGTGCCTTCATCGGCATCCtcttgaaagagaagagaaaagaatagtTTCCTTACTATATAATATCACTGCCTACGATCACCCATTTCCAGGTTGATCCATATAATATCACTGCCAGTATATTACCTAAAACCATCTCCGAGGAGTTCCACACTTGGAAAACACCGATGGTATTCATCCAAGCTTCCCAGTTCAGTTTTGACCCTGTAACACCAAAGAGCCTCGCTGCGCCGGCAAGTTCTTTTGTGGACTTTCAACCCCGGGATGCCTTCCCCACCTCATACCCCTCGGTCGCTTTGTTATTCTCCGGTTGACTTCTTGTCATTCATGATTCGCTTTTACTGGCTCAGCCAATTTAAAACAGAATCTCAGATAACGATCACCCATTTCCAGGGCAGGCTTTCAGGGCATCATCATTATTTCATTTCCTGGGCTCTGGGGCTCTCCTCGGCCATTGCAAACCCGCGGTGAGGCTGTTGTCAAAGGCgtgctccctccctctctccgcAGATGTACCAGATCGTGGTCATCCAGACCGGGAGCTTTGACAGCAATAAAGCCGTCCTGGAAAGGCGTTACTCCGACTTCGAGACGCTCCAGAAGAAACTCCTAAAGACTTTCCGGGAAGAGATCGAAGACGTGGTCTTCCCCAAGAAGCACCTGATAGGGAACTTCACCGAGGAGATGATCTCGGAACGCAAGCTGGCCCTCAAGGAGTACCTCAGCGTGCTCTACGCCATCCGCTGCGTGCGCCGCTCGCGCGAGTTCATCGATTTCCTCACGCGGCCCGAGCTCAAGGAGGCCTTCGGCTGTCTGCGCGCCGGCCAGTACACCAAGGCCCTGGACATCCTGATGCGCGTGGTGCCGCTGCAGGAGAAGCTCACGGCGCACTGCCCCGTGCTGCTGGTGCCCGCCCTGTGCGCCATGCTGGTGTGCCACCGCGACTTGGACAGGCCCGCCGAGGCCTTCGCGGTCGGGGAGCGGGCCCTGCAGTGCCTGCAGGCCCGCGAGGGCCACCGCTACTACGCCCCGCTGCTGGACGCCATGGCCCGCCTGGCCTACCTGCTGGGCAAGGACTTCGTGTCCCTGCAGAAGAGGCTGGAGGAGAGCCAGCTCCGGAAGCCCGCCCTCCGGGGCTTCACCCTGAAGGAACTGACGGTCCAGGAGTACCTGTCCTGAGCCGCCTGCTGGGGAAGCTGGAGAAGGGGGCTCGCCATTGCTCAGGGGCTCACTGGGGTTGGTTTTGAGCGGGTCGAGCCACTTGGGGCTCTAGCTTGTGGCCGTGACTTTAACAGGCCCCTCTTCTGCTCCTGtgttgccccccacccccagtctgctGTGTTGAACCGAGATGCTCCCGGGTGTCCTTGAAAGCCTCTGCGTGTGTCCGTGTCCTCTTGATGCCAGGTCCATCTGGCCCATCTGGCCCCATCCAGATCCATCTCAAAACCACAAACCCAGCTGCAGAAACACTGGAGAGTCGTATCTGCCTTGCTGGGGGGTTTCTGTAGGCCACTGGAGGACAGGTTTAGGCTGCCCATCACAGACAAAGCTTAATCCGTTTCCTCACAGACCTCTCTCCTTAGGTGTCCAGAGTATCTTCTCTTTGCTCCTCCCTCCTTGACCTGGCTTGCAAATATTCCCACTGACTATCCTAAGTGTTCTAGCTCTTCTGTCCTAGGTTTCAGCCCAGTTCAGCAAAACAAAAGATCAGCTACTGCTCCTCAAGGCTTTGTCCCCAGGATGGGCTGTATGTCAACAATTGGAAGGCTGGAGGGTCCTGATCTAGAACCAGCAATCACCACCTTGGGGTGGGTTTTTCATTTGTAAGGCAGCTGTCCTTTGAATGGCCTTTCTGGATTATGTAGAAATAGCCCTGCAGGGAGGCGGGACTCTGGGTAGAAGAGATTTAATGCTCAACACCTCCCCATTTGAGGGACAATGGATTGGGGTCCCCAGATGAAGTGGATTCCAGACCAATAACTGGGTTCAGCACAggtccaggagttagtgatacAAGCTGGTTTGGATCTTGTATGTCCATCAGATTAGTAGTCCCTGAAGACCTAAACCATGTAACTGAGTTTATCAGGGTATACTAAAGAGGCTGTAATTTGGGAATCTTAGTGTGGGGCACCACTGGCCTGAGCCAGGATCTGGCTCAGCCAAGAACAACGGACAAGCATtcactgaactgcactgaaggtATTCAACAGCGACACCATGTGGCGGCAGCTGGAgtggccccaccaggctccttcctggAGGTTAGATACAGACTGACACAGATAAAGCCTTCAAGTATCTCAATTTACCCCAGGAGAAAGATGTTTTAAGTGGAAGAGATTGGATGTCTTGGAAATCTTGACATGTGGAAAATTAaagtataaatggaaaaataaaaagagctgcAATTCTTTTGTAATGGTAAAAACGATTATACAGATTTTACAAGTTCTTCATCAAATATAAAAGCTATCAACTGTTAGACGTAACAAATAttcactaagaaagaaaaaaatgcccaATATGGGGAGTTTATTAGGAGTTTCCAACAAAAAGCTGGGAGAGCAAAGAGTTAGCTCTCAATGTAACGGTCCACGTGGAATAAACCTGCTTCCTAGAAAGGAACATTGAGGAAAGGCGTGAGTCAAATATTGCATTGAGAGACAGTGGGGCATCTAGGATTTGAACAGCAAGCTGGTACTCACCCAGTTGTGGAATCTAAATACACACAACGTGGTCCAAAATCCTCAAGCAAGGAAATCATGGTAAAGAGCTTCTCAGCAGATTTTTCGGGTACCTTGCACCACAGATGTAAAGTCTCTCTGTAGGAAGTCAACTTAGATCCAGGCCAATAGAGAAGAAGACGCCACTGACTTCAGAGGTGCTAAAAAGTAAGGGGAGGGACTGTGCCTCTCAAAATCACATGTACATGGTGTTCATGTGTGTGATatggaaacagaggaaaaaatctTAGGCGAGGTAGAAGGGACCTAAGAAACGATATGGGAGATCCCATCAGTATCCTGAAAGAAGGGCTGGGTACCCTTCTTTCAGGTAAGGAAAAGACTCACTCTGGCTTCTGAAAATGGCCCACCCACATGTTACAGCTTCAGGGCTCCCACGTTGTCTCCTCCTGGTAAAGCTGGAAGCTTCCCGCCCAGTTCTTCTGATGACCTTGGCCTGTGGGTCCACTGATGTTTCTTCTTGCCACACGCACTGTGTCTTCATCGACTCCAGGTGTCTAATGGCCTGGGGTGACCCAAAATGGCCATCTCCTCCTGACATCTGTCTTAGCTGCAGAAGTCTGAGACCCACTCACTTCTTGAGTGCCTGGATCAAGTCTTTGAATTCCTCAAGCCGCCTCCTCCAGGGGCCTCTCTTTGTGGCCCACTGAGACCCCACCAGGTATGCCACGCTTCTGTTCACCtgggccccctcccaccccatggTATGGTTTCGTTTTTCTTTCCAGGGGACTCTGGTGGCAGCTGACCCTCTTCTCCTGACTCTTCTCAAAAGTTGAGCCCACAGCACAGTACTGTGGGGGACATCTGCCCCCCAGTACTCAGGTGGGCCCCGGACCAGGTGCATGAGTGCCCCCTGGGCCTTATGAGACAGGCAGAATTTCAGGCTCCAGCCTAGGCCTTCTGAACCAGAATCTGCCTGTTAACAAGACTCCCTCgccccttccccttcctgccCCTCGAAGGTGATTCCTTTGGATGCAGGTTAAAGTTTGAGAAGGCCTCTGTTGAACTGACTTGAAGGTGCCTTGATGCGAATCATCCACAGAGCCTGGGCAGTCTGCTGTCCGGGTTCCTGGCTGCCCCATCTCCTCCCAGCCCAAGCCCTCATGGGTACACATGCTCCAGTCCAGGGCCCCAGGAGCTCTTGGTGGAAGTAGCATACCAGTCACTCCCCTATCCAGAACCTGTTCTGAGCATTTGTCCCCAGAGCCTGCAGGGGACCCATTCACAGCAGCCTCTCCCTCCTGCTGCCTGGTGACACAAGAGCCCCGTGGTCTCCCTTTGGACGGGATTCATCACCCTTATGAGACCCCATGCCTGGGGAGGCCGGCAGGTCCTTACCCGCAAGCCGGGATAGGGAAACCATGGCTCCCCAGCATGTTTGGAGCCCTACTGTGtgtctagggcttccctgcttACTGCCAGTCCAATGATGCCCAGGAGATGTCCTTATCCCATACAACAGATGAGGACACAGATACCAAGAGCttaagtgacttacccaagaTGACACAGCCAACAACAGGGAAAGCAGGAAATTAAGCCCAGGCCTGTGTGACCTCCAGCCTGCGCTTTCCTCCCTGAGCCCCACATTGGAGGACTGGGAGGAGAGGGTTTGCCGATATGTCCCTGGGAAGAGGTCCCTTAAAGGTCATCATCACACTCTTCTCTGTTtataggtggggaaactgaggcctggagaggggaCTCACTCAAGGTCATGCAATGAGACAGGGCAGCTCCAGGACTGGGCCGGGGGTGTCCACATCAAAAGGATATGGTCAGACTAATCCGGGGCTGGGATTCCAAGAGGTTTTTGAGGGGTCACCCAGCTGGGCCCGGGGGCACAGGGTCAGTATTGAGGCCTGAGCTGGGGTGGCTATCCTATCAGGCAGAAAGCTCTGTTCAGGGTGGGCTCTGGACCTATTGCCTACATGCCCTTAGCTCGGTGACGGCCTCTTCCAGTTCCacctgctgggggcaggggtctcCCACCATGTCCCCAGCCAGACTCTCCAGGCGCCTCCGGAGCATCCGGTCCTCCTGCGCTGCCTTTCCAGAACCCTCCTTGGGGGCCCAACAGCGCTGCCATCTGTTCTAGCATCCACTAGCCGTTTTCCTTCTGGCGATCTCCTTTTACTTATGTCCATTGGAAAAGAAACTTCCTCATATGACCCTCCATGGACAATCAGAATCACTTGCTATAATGAGGAGGtggctataaaaataaatacaatgaaaccGCTTGTGGTTTTTACACCTCCACGGCCTTTGTCTGAGATAGGCCTTGAGTCTGAGGCCGCCGATGTCCTCTGTTAACAAAGAGACAAGAGACAAGCCTTAGAGACCTGTAATCACCACATTGAGACTGCTCTTGGATTTACTCGGAAGAAATGAAAACTACTGCAAAGGGAAATAAGCTGCTGACCACATGACCTGGATCATCCAATATTCTCTGTGCATTGTCTCAGTCCAGCTGGGGCCTTGCTCCCATGGCCCTGACCCCCATCCCTTTCCCATGCTCCGTATCAGCCCTGCTCTCTGTCCGGTTCCTTGATCGTGGGCCTGGTTTCATCTTTGACATCCTTGGCTTCCTCACCCCAGTTGGGAAGTGGTACCCGGGCTCCAATTTTGGGCTTCACAGACTGACATCAGCTAAGATCCCCTAAATGCAGGGAGAGTTCTGATTCATTCAAAGCCAGAAACTTCCCCTGGGAAGAGCCAATGCCCTTCCCTGCAAGAGGCCCTGCACAAGCCCCGCACAAGCCCCACCCACCCAGTCAGCAGAATAGAGCCCCTCACTAGCCTTACCTGTCTGCCTGCTTCTCATCTCTCAGTAAATAATGATGAATGATGCTCCTACTCTATGCCAGACTCTGGCAAGAGCTAGGGACATAGCGGTGAGCTGGAAGATcgggtccctgccctcatggagctgcTCATTATAAGGGAGGCACTCACAGAGCAAACTGAAGCTGGGACAGAATGGTCTCTCCCCAgatggtcagggagggcttcttggaggaggaggTGTTTAAAGGAGCCATAGGGGAGGCTGAGGAGGCAGCCTCGCAGAAGCATAACCCTGTGGCAGGAAACTCCTCTGTGTCCAGGGAGCCTCAGCCCAGGCCTGGGCCCAGGAAAGCAGCAGACAGGCCCAGGACATCCCTTCCCCAAGGTGCCTCCTGGCTGTGCCCATTGAGAGGAAGGGTTCCAGGTACTGACAGAAAACCGCCTGGCAACGCCATCTGTGCTGTGGCCCTTCTCAGTCACTGGCCCGCTGCAATGTGAATGAGCTGGAAATTTGTGTTTAGGGCACACAGGCCCGTGGGTTTACAAGTGACAGAAAGCCAGGGTAATCTGACAAAGAGAAATGTATTCTCTGAAAAGCCCAGGAGTAGCTTAGCTTCAAGCCAAATTGGAGCCAAAAAATCAAACCCTGACACCCTCGTCTGGTTTCTTTCTCACTTTcgctttctctctgtgtctctttcctcGGCTTTGCCTTCTCTCTCAACAAGCTCTGCTCCTGGTGCCAAGACGGCTGTAGCAGCACCAGGCTCAGATGTTCCTTCTCGGCAACCCCCCCCATAGGGCTCCCACAAAGCTCTAGCTTGAAGGATGTGTAGGAAACACCCAGCCACATGTCCTTTTACTGACCACAATGAACAGGCGGGACAGCTGCAATGGATTCCCCTGGCCTTCACCACAAATTGGTCTCCACATTGTAATCCACTTTCTAAActtctaaatagacatttttttttaagagcagttttaggttccgCAGTAAGATTGAGTGGAAAGTACAGATATTTCTCATATCCCCTGCCCACCCACATGCAACCACTCCCCACGATGAACATTCCCCACCAGAGGGGTAAGtgtgttacaactgatgaacttaCAGTGACACATCACTGTCACTCGGAGCCCATAGTTTACACTAGGGTTTACCTggggtgttgtacattctatgcaTTTACACAGAAGTATGCACCATTAtggcttccctcgtggcccagtggtaaagaatccacctgcctatgcaggagacacaggagacttgagttcgatccttgggtcgagaagatcccttggaggaggaaatggtaacccattccagtattcttgcctggaaaattccatgggcagagaagcttggcaggctatagtccatggggttgcaaagagctggatacaactgagcgaatgagcatgcacacacgcatccaccattatagtataCTTAATGTGATAAATTAAACGATGATTAGAGTGATTAAATTTTATCCATATATCATGAGCATTTCCCTAGAATATGTAATATTCTTCCATGCTATTTCTAACAACATAGATTTCTAATGTATGTGCCACCACTATTTTAAGTGTCTTGTAAGGTTCC
The nucleotide sequence above comes from Bos indicus x Bos taurus breed Angus x Brahman F1 hybrid chromosome 18, Bos_hybrid_MaternalHap_v2.0, whole genome shotgun sequence. Encoded proteins:
- the SNX20 gene encoding sorting nexin-20; amino-acid sequence: MASHKHPGSPGWTGPICQDMAGTTPKASAPRPDLPRPGPEDHLEAQGSPSSNSSMTTRELQEYWRAQKCCWKHVKLLFEIASARIEERKVSKFVMYQIVVIQTGSFDSNKAVLERRYSDFETLQKKLLKTFREEIEDVVFPKKHLIGNFTEEMISERKLALKEYLSVLYAIRCVRRSREFIDFLTRPELKEAFGCLRAGQYTKALDILMRVVPLQEKLTAHCPVLLVPALCAMLVCHRDLDRPAEAFAVGERALQCLQAREGHRYYAPLLDAMARLAYLLGKDFVSLQKRLEESQLRKPALRGFTLKELTVQEYLS